One window from the genome of Cucumis melo cultivar AY chromosome 12, USDA_Cmelo_AY_1.0, whole genome shotgun sequence encodes:
- the LOC103486034 gene encoding myb-related protein 306-like: MMGRPPCCDKIGVKKGPWTPEEDIILVSYIQEHGPGNWRSVPTNTGLLRCSKSCRLRWTNYLRPGIKRGNFTDHEEKMIIHLQALLGNRWAAIASYLPQRTDNDIKNYWNTHLKKKLRKMQSLGGGGGSEGSGVQSQSNTTLSKGQWERRLQTDIHTAKKALCEALSLEKKPNLEEYYYNNNLKILQESPTAPTPPPQTTTTTTTYASSAENIARLLENWMKKSPTKSSEITTTTQVCMSEEGSQISATNNYNNNSPDHQKPNNNNNLEGFFNNYSSHSTTNDQEAVVPLTFLEKWLFDDAALAHVHDDDDHQLISVSLDEAQSEGLF; the protein is encoded by the exons ATGATGGGAAGGCCACCTTGTTGTGATAAAATTGGTGTAAAGAAAGGGCCATGGACTCCTGAAGAAGATATCATCTTAGTTTCTTACATTCAAGAACATGGGCCTGGCAATTGGAGATCAGTTCCAACTAACACTG GTTTGTTAAGATGTAGCAAGAGCTGTCGATTGAGATGGACTAATTACCTTCGTCCTGGTATCAAGCGTGGCAATTTCACTGATCATGAAGAAAAGATGATAATTCACCTCCAAGCTCTTTTGGGCAACAG ATGGGCAGCTATAGCATCGTATCTTCCACAAAGAACGGATAACGATATAAAGAACTACTGGAACACGCACTTGAAAAAGAAGCTGAGGAAGATGCAGTCTttaggaggaggaggagggagTGAGGGAAGTGGTGTGCAATCACAGAGTAATACAACACTTTCAAAAGGGCAGTGGGAAAGAAGGCTTCAAACAGATATTCACACAGCCAAAAAAGCCCTTTGTGAAGCACTTTCCCTTGAAAAGAAGCCTAATTTAGAGGAATATTATTATAACAATAATCTCAAGATCCTTCAAGAATCACCAACAGCACCAACACCACCACCACAGACAAcaactactactactacttATGCATCAAGTGCTGAAAATATTGCAAGATTGCTAGAGAATTGGATGAAGAAATCACCAACAAAATCATCAGAAATTACAACAACAACACAAGTTTGTATGAGTGAAGAAGGATCACAAATTAGTGCAaccaataattacaataataactcACCAGATCATCAAAAgcccaacaacaacaacaatttggagggcttcttcaataATTATTCTTCCCACTCAACAACAAACGATCAAGAAGCTGTAGTTCCTCTTACTTTTCTTGAGAAGTGGTTGTTTGATGATGCAGCTTTGGCTCATGTTCATGATGACGATGATCATCAGTTAATTAGTGTGTCATTAGATGAAGCTCAAAGCGAAggtttgttttaa